Below is a window of Chlamydiota bacterium DNA.
TCAACGTCGGGAATTTCGCCAATAATTGGAATATCGGAGATATTCTGCATGTAGATTTTCTACATATCCATGGGGGGGACGGTTCTCTTAATATTCAACTGACATCCGATGATCCTGATATCGCGGAACCGCTTTATCTTTCCATTCCGCCCCCCACCGCAACCCCTACGATCACCCCCACGCCCACCATAACCCCCACGCCCACCATAACCCCGACTCCGACCGAGACAGCCACGCGAACGCCGACTTGCACCGCGACCTCGACACCCAGCTGTACTCCCACGCCGACAAATACAGCGACGCAAACCACGTCCCCAACCGAGACGCCGACGGAAGCGCCAACGGCGACGGAGACCCCGAGTAGCACAGCAACCCCTGCTCCGGGTTGGTATGATCTTGACTGGTCGTATCGCCGTTCTATTACGATAGACAACAGCGGCTACATCTCCCTCCTTTCGGATTATCAAGTCAGGGTCGAGATAACGTACGATCCGCAAATGAAAGCGGATTTTTCTGACCTGCGCTTTACGGATAACGATGGAATGACCCTCCTGAATTATTGGGTGGAGAGTTCGACATCTTCAACCCAAGCGGTGGTGTGGATAAGGGTTCCAGCCATTCCGGCAGGAGGAGAGAAGACAATATATTTGTATTACGGGAATGAAGGGGTGAGCACGCTTTCTTCCAGAAAAGATACGTTTGCGTGGTTTGATGATTTCTCCACTGATACGTTGAGCAGCAATTATACCCTGTCGGAAAGCGGTCATTGGGAGGAGGATGACCCTTATGAGGACCCTGACTGGGATGAGGACCCCTGGGATGAGGATCCTATCTGGGTTCCGGATGGGTCCATTACCTATGATTCAGAAAATCAAAGAGTGAGAATAGATTCGGGCGGTCCGTTTCTCAATTCGATTCTGTGGTATAGCATGGCGCAATTCGACACGGCGGAAGTCAAATATGATCTACTGAAGGTTGTAA
It encodes the following:
- a CDS encoding DUF2341 domain-containing protein, with the protein product MNKALYRMGLYLCGIICTMPSAYAGLPHSAIGPLYNHDSSVPADNDITFAAYITARPSDILTQNDDGCSYEEGYWQVNVGNFANNWNIGDILHVDFLHIHGGDGSLNIQLTSDDPDIAEPLYLSIPPPTATPTITPTPTITPTPTITPTPTETATRTPTCTATSTPSCTPTPTNTATQTTSPTETPTEAPTATETPSSTATPAPGWYDLDWSYRRSITIDNSGYISLLSDYQVRVEITYDPQMKADFSDLRFTDNDGMTLLNYWVESSTSSTQAVVWIRVPAIPAGGEKTIYLYYGNEGVSTLSSRKDTFAWFDDFSTDTLSSNYTLSESGHWEEDDPYEDPDWDEDPWDEDPIWVPDGSITYDSENQRVRIDSGGPFLNSILWYSMAQFDTAEVKYDLLKVV